In Polaribacter sp. L3A8, a genomic segment contains:
- the hpaE gene encoding 5-carboxymethyl-2-hydroxymuconate semialdehyde dehydrogenase, with product MLEKNLKILDQYLPNLKSNGVQNLINGKSIDAISGKKFDNTTPVDGSFIGQVSEGDAEDIDKAANAAMDAFDAWKKMPHQERKKIMHAIADKIEEHADEIAVLESYDTGQTIRFMKKAAMRGAANFRYFADKVIDAPNGLSTPDTNHVNYTMRQPIGPVGIITPWNTPFMLTTWKIAPALASGCTVVHKPAEFSPVTATRLAQLAHEAGLPKGVWNVVHGFGETAGKALTEHEHIKAVAFIGETTTGTYIMKQGAPTLKRVHLELGGQNPIIVFDDADLDRALDAAIFMKYSINGERCTSSSRLLLHKNVYKDFVKKLTARVANIKVGHPLDPKTEVGPMIHPSHQEKVLSYIDIGKKDGAVLACGGGKPAGLPEGGAYVNPTLFIDANKDMRISQEEVFGPFLTVIPFETEAEAIEIANSVKYGLAAYIWTKDISRGHRMAHAAEAGMVWINSENVRHLPTPFGGVKYSGIGRDGGEYSFDFYMETKNISVALGDHKITQLGVQ from the coding sequence ATGTTAGAAAAAAATTTAAAAATATTAGACCAGTATTTACCAAATTTAAAGTCTAATGGTGTTCAGAATTTAATAAACGGAAAATCAATAGATGCTATTTCTGGTAAAAAATTCGATAATACAACCCCTGTAGACGGCTCTTTTATAGGCCAAGTTTCTGAAGGTGATGCAGAAGATATAGATAAAGCGGCAAATGCTGCTATGGATGCTTTTGATGCTTGGAAAAAAATGCCACATCAAGAACGTAAAAAAATAATGCATGCTATTGCAGATAAAATTGAAGAACACGCAGATGAAATAGCTGTTTTAGAAAGTTATGATACTGGGCAAACTATACGTTTTATGAAAAAAGCAGCAATGCGTGGAGCTGCAAATTTTAGATATTTTGCAGACAAAGTAATTGATGCTCCAAACGGATTGTCTACACCAGATACAAACCATGTAAACTACACTATGCGCCAACCTATAGGGCCTGTTGGTATCATTACACCTTGGAATACACCTTTTATGTTAACCACATGGAAAATTGCTCCTGCCCTAGCCTCTGGTTGTACCGTAGTGCACAAACCAGCAGAGTTTAGCCCTGTTACCGCTACTAGATTAGCACAGTTAGCACATGAAGCAGGTTTACCAAAAGGAGTTTGGAACGTAGTACACGGTTTTGGCGAAACTGCGGGTAAAGCCTTAACAGAGCATGAGCACATTAAAGCAGTAGCCTTTATTGGAGAAACTACCACAGGTACATATATAATGAAACAAGGTGCACCAACTTTAAAACGTGTGCATTTAGAATTAGGTGGTCAAAACCCAATTATTGTGTTTGATGATGCCGATTTAGATAGAGCTCTAGATGCTGCCATTTTTATGAAATATAGCATAAATGGAGAACGATGCACGTCTAGTAGTAGATTGCTTTTACATAAAAATGTGTATAAAGATTTTGTTAAAAAACTAACAGCACGAGTTGCAAATATAAAAGTTGGGCATCCATTAGATCCAAAAACAGAAGTGGGACCAATGATACACCCATCACATCAAGAAAAAGTATTAAGCTATATTGATATAGGTAAGAAAGATGGTGCTGTTTTGGCTTGTGGTGGCGGAAAACCAGCAGGTTTACCAGAGGGAGGTGCTTATGTAAACCCAACATTATTTATTGATGCTAATAAAGATATGAGAATTTCTCAAGAAGAAGTTTTTGGACCCTTTTTAACGGTAATCCCTTTTGAAACAGAAGCAGAAGCTATAGAAATAGCAAATTCAGTAAAATACGGGTTAGCGGCTTACATCTGGACAAAAGACATAAGTAGAGGGCACAGAATGGCACATGCAGCAGAAGCAGGTATGGTGTGGATTAATTCTGAAAACGTAAGACACTTGCCAACACCTTTTGGTGGCGTAAAATATAGTGGTATTGGTAGAGATGGTGGCGAGTATAGTTTCGATTTTTATATGGAAACCAAAAATATATCTGTTGCCTTGGGAGATCATAAAATAACACAATTAGGAGTTCAATAA
- the hpaD gene encoding 3,4-dihydroxyphenylacetate 2,3-dioxygenase gives MGKIVLAAKITHVPTMLMSEKPGRLFGCRQQAIDGHHEIVRRAREAGADTVIVFDTHWLINAGYHINSGEHFKGIYTSHEFPQFIQNMTYEYTGNKALGDAIAKKAMEKGVHTESHNIPSLTLEYGTLVPMYFMNKEQDLKIVSVAALCMVHSHESSMKLGESVAEAVAESDSNVMLLASGSLSHGMWANEDYAANNGTFTISSEFNQQMDLHVIELWKQGRHKEFLKFLPEYASKCDGEGNMHDTAMLYGALGGENYEGKCELIGEYFPSSGTGQVNMIFPV, from the coding sequence ATGGGTAAAATTGTTTTAGCAGCGAAAATAACACATGTACCAACTATGTTAATGTCCGAAAAACCAGGAAGACTTTTTGGGTGCAGGCAACAAGCCATAGACGGCCATCATGAAATTGTTAGAAGAGCTAGAGAAGCGGGTGCCGATACAGTTATTGTTTTTGACACCCATTGGTTAATAAACGCGGGGTATCACATTAATTCTGGCGAGCATTTTAAAGGTATCTATACCAGTCATGAGTTTCCACAATTTATTCAAAATATGACTTATGAATATACAGGAAATAAAGCTTTAGGTGATGCTATAGCAAAAAAAGCAATGGAAAAAGGAGTGCATACAGAATCTCATAATATTCCTTCTTTAACCTTAGAGTACGGCACTTTAGTACCTATGTACTTTATGAATAAAGAACAGGATTTAAAAATAGTTTCAGTAGCTGCCCTATGTATGGTACATAGCCATGAATCATCTATGAAATTAGGCGAATCCGTTGCAGAAGCTGTTGCAGAAAGCGACAGCAACGTTATGCTGTTAGCATCGGGCTCACTGTCTCACGGTATGTGGGCTAATGAAGATTATGCTGCAAATAATGGCACATTTACCATTTCTAGTGAATTTAATCAACAAATGGATTTACACGTTATAGAGCTATGGAAACAAGGGAGACATAAAGAGTTTTTAAAGTTCTTACCCGAGTATGCAAGTAAATGTGATGGTGAAGGTAATATGCATGATACTGCTATGTTATACGGAGCATTAGGAGGAGAAAACTACGAAGGAAAATGCGAGTTAATAGGAGAATACTTTCCAAGTTCTGGAACAGGACAAGTAAATATGATTTTTCCTGTTTAA